In Vulpes lagopus strain Blue_001 chromosome 1, ASM1834538v1, whole genome shotgun sequence, a genomic segment contains:
- the CNIH4 gene encoding protein cornichon homolog 4 isoform X1, whose amino-acid sequence MEAVVFVFSLLDCCALIFLSVYFIITLSDLECDYINARSCCSKLNKWVIPELIGHTVITVLMLVSLHWFIFLLNLPAATWNIYRFIMVPSGNMGVFDPTEIHNRGQLKSHMKEAMIKLGFHLLCFFMYLYSMILALIND is encoded by the exons ATGGAGGCGGTGGTGTTCGTCTTCTCTCTCCTCGACTGTTGCGCGCTCATCTTCCTCTCGGTGTACTTC ATAATTACATTGTCTGATTTAGAATGTGATTACATTAATGCTAGATCATGTTGCTCAAAATTAAACAAG TGGGTGATCCCAGAATTGATCGGCCACACCGTCATCACCGTACTCATGCTCGTCTCACTGCACTGGTTCATCTTCCTCCTCAACTTGCCTGCTGCCACCTGGAATATATATCG GTTCATTATGGTGCCGAGTGGGAACATGGGAGTGTTTGATCCCACGGAGATCCACAACCGGGGGCAGCTGAAGTCACACATGAAGGAAGCCATGATCAAGCTCGGCTTCCACCTGCTGTGTTTCTTCATGTATCTTTATAG CATGATTTTAGCCTTGATAAACGACTGA
- the CNIH4 gene encoding protein cornichon homolog 4 isoform X2, translated as MLVSLHWFIFLLNLPAATWNIYRFIMVPSGNMGVFDPTEIHNRGQLKSHMKEAMIKLGFHLLCFFMYLYSMILALIND; from the exons ATGCTCGTCTCACTGCACTGGTTCATCTTCCTCCTCAACTTGCCTGCTGCCACCTGGAATATATATCG GTTCATTATGGTGCCGAGTGGGAACATGGGAGTGTTTGATCCCACGGAGATCCACAACCGGGGGCAGCTGAAGTCACACATGAAGGAAGCCATGATCAAGCTCGGCTTCCACCTGCTGTGTTTCTTCATGTATCTTTATAG CATGATTTTAGCCTTGATAAACGACTGA
- the CNIH4 gene encoding protein cornichon homolog 4 isoform X3: MEAVVFVFSLLDCCALIFLSVYFIITLSDLECDYINARSCCSKLNKWVIPELIGHTVITVLMLVSLHWFIFLLNLPAATWNIYRNPQPGAAEVTHEGSHDQARLPPAVFLHVSL; this comes from the exons ATGGAGGCGGTGGTGTTCGTCTTCTCTCTCCTCGACTGTTGCGCGCTCATCTTCCTCTCGGTGTACTTC ATAATTACATTGTCTGATTTAGAATGTGATTACATTAATGCTAGATCATGTTGCTCAAAATTAAACAAG TGGGTGATCCCAGAATTGATCGGCCACACCGTCATCACCGTACTCATGCTCGTCTCACTGCACTGGTTCATCTTCCTCCTCAACTTGCCTGCTGCCACCTGGAATATATATCG CA ATCCACAACCGGGGGCAGCTGAAGTCACACATGAAGGAAGCCATGATCAAGCTCGGCTTCCACCTGCTGTGTTTCTTCATGTATCTTTATAG